GACACTAGGCCCCGTTTCTGCTCACGACGACCTCTGGGCCTCTCTGCTGTCCCGTGGGGACGTGACGGTCCGCCGCGGCGAGCGCGGCGTGCTCACCCGCCCGGACGGCGTGTGCGTGACGCGGTCGGGCCACCCGTCCTCCGGTCTCGCCGCCCTTGGCCGGCCGACCGAGGACCCGGTGATCGGTCACGACACGCTCAACAGGACACTCCATCAGGACAGCGAACGCTGGTCCCGGGCGGTCGCGGAATGGGTCCTCGGAGCCCGGACCCCCATCGCCACCCTCCCCTTCCCCGATCACGAACGGAACTCACGATGACGACCTTGTGCCATGGACTCCCGCCGTTGACCGGCCGGACCGAACCCTGGATGGAACAGCTGCTCGCCGATCCGGACCGGTGTGCGGCCCTGCTGGCGGATCACGGATCGGCACTGAACCTGCTGGACTTCGGTCCGCTCCACCGCAATATCGGCGAGCTGACGCGCGCAGGCGCCGAGCTCGGTGTCGACGTCGCGGTGTTCGTCGCCCGGAAGGCCAATAAGGCGCTCTCCCTCATCCCCGCCGCTGTCGACGCCGGGGCGGGGCTCGACGTCGCGTCGTTCGCCGAGCTGCAGCAGTGCCTCGACAGGGGCGTCGACGCGGGACGGATCATCGTGACCGCCGCGGTGAAGGACACCGCTCTTCTGACCTTGGCGGTGGGTTCCGGGGTCACGGTCAGCCTCGACAATCCCGACGAGACGGCCGATGTCGAGGCCATCGCGGCGGACCTGGGGATCCGGGCCCGCGTCGCCCTTCGTCTCGCCGTGACCCACCCCGACGTCCCGCCGACCCGGTTCGGACTCACGGCCGATTCCTGGCTCGCCTTCCTGAAGGACCACGGCGAACTGCTGGACATCGAAGGACTTCACTTCCACCTCAACGGCTACGACCGAGACCACCGCGTCCTGGCCCTGGCCGAGGCGTGCAGCCTCGTCGACCGGCTCCGGGCGGCGGGACACCCGGTCGGGTACATCGACATGGGCGGCGGGATCCCCATGAGTTACCTCGACGACGAAGAGTCGTGGCGGGCTTTCTGGCAGGCGCTGGCGGCGGACACCGGTGGGGTGCTGACCTGGCGCGGCGACCGTCTCGGACTCACGGACCCCACACTGGATTGCCCGTCCGGAGCCCTCTATCCCTACTGGCAGCGCGAGACCCGCGGAGCCTGGCTGTCCGCGCTCCTGAGCACACCGGTCGATGGGACCACTCCGGCGGAACTCCTGACATCACGGGGGCTTCAGCTGCGGTGCGAGCCGGGGCGCTCCGTGCTTGACGGATGCGGCATGACGCTCGCCGAGGTCGCCTTCCGCAAGACGACGAGCGACGGCGTGCCGCTCGTCGGGCTGCGGATGAACCGGACGCAGATGCGCTCGACGTCGGCCGACGTCCTGATCGATCCGCGCTGGCTGCGCCCCTCCGGAGCCGGCGCCCCGTCCGCTCCCGGTGAGGGGTTCCTGGTCGGCGCGTACTGCATCGAGGAGGAGCTCCTCCTCCGCAGGCGGCTGGTCTTCCCCGAAGGCGTCGCGCGAGGAGACATCGCCGTGTTCCTCAACACTGCGGGGTATCTCATGCACATCCTGGAAAGCCCGTCCCACCAGCTGCCACTCGCGCAGAATCTCGTGCACCGGGACGGCGCCTGGATCCCGGATGGCGAATCCTGAGAATGACGGGACGGTGCGGCCTCGAAAATCGTTGCATTGACGATCGATCTTGAGTGTCAGTGCCGAGCTGTAGAACTGTTCGGGTCGATGGCTTGTTCGTTCTGGGACAAACCATCGCAATTCCTGTTGCTCAAGCACCGTCAGCGGCCCGGAGGCCCACGAAAACCAATGTCTCAATTCACGCGCCTGAATCCGGACGAGTCACGTCAACTGAATCATTCGTCATAGGCCTGATGCCGTGTGACCGAGAGTTTCCCCGTGGGAGAATCGCCGAATTCCCCGGAGCCCCTTTCCTTGAATCCGCGCTGCGCCGCCCCGTTCCGGCATTCCTCACCCATCTCCTCGGGAATCGGAACGCGCGAGAGAGGCCGGGAATCTCCAGCAGGAAGACAAAACACGCCAGGGCCGCATCCCCGTCCCGACCGACCATGTCGGAGGGGGTGACCTGGTCTGCTACGCCGTCGGGGCGCTCCCAGATATCCGCAACCGAAACAGAATGGGATGACAGAAAAGGCAGTCCGCGCCTCGTCCTTGCAACCCGCACTCGATGAAATCCGATAACAGAGACTTTTCGGTATTCCATGCAGCATCCTGTCGGATCCGCCCGCAATGTTAGGCCCCCTTTGATGATTGGCAGAAATAGCTGACATGCCCTTATAGTTCACACGAGTATTGTGAGAACTTTTGCCGTGCCGGGCGACTCCGCCGCAGCGCACCGCGGGTTCATTGAAGGGCCGCACGGAATGCCGCCCGTTTCTTGGAGGAAACCTTGAAGTCTGATTCGATCACCCCTGCCCGCAAGAGCCGTCTGCGCCGTAGTCTGCCCATCGTGATCGCCGGCGCCGTCGGCTCGGTCGCGCTGGCTCTCAGCATGTCGCCGACCCTGGCCGCGTTCACCGCGTCGATCACCAACAGCACCGACACCGCCGGCCTCGGCAGCCTGTCGATGCAGGAGGCGAACCAGGCCGGCACCATCCTGTGCAACAGCACCGATGGCGGCTCGATCTCCACCAACACCGCGACCTGCGCGACGATCAACAAGTACGGCGGCAACCTGGCCATGGTGCCCGGCCAGACCGTGTCGACCCAGATCACCATCAAGAACACCGGCACCGTCGCGGCGTCGGCCTTCAACCTCAGCCCGGCCGCCTGCGCGCAGAGCAACAACGGCCCGGTCAACGGCACGGCCACCGACCTGTGCTCCAAGGTGACCCTCGTGGTGACCTCCGGTTCCAGCACGATCTACAGCGGCACCCTGGCCGCCTTCAACGCACCGGTGGACATCCTGGCGAAGACCGCGGCTTCCTCCGTTCCGGCCGGCACCACGGTCCCCTTCACGTTCGCCGTGACGGTTCCCGCGGCCACGGGCAACACCTACTCCGGCCTGCAGCTGAGCCAGCCGCTGACCTGGACGTTCTCCTCCTGAGGGTCTGTCCTTTGAGCATTCTGGTTCGCAGACGCCCGGCTCTCGCCCTCTGGGGGGCGGGGGCCGGGATTCTGTTCGTCATCGGCGTCGCTGTGTTCCTCCTGAGCGGGTACCGCGTCTTCGCGGTCACCACGCCCAGCATGGGCACGACGCTGCCCGTCGGCTCCCTGGTGGTGGTCCATCCCCAGCCGGCGTACGACGTCGGGGAGATCGCGACGTTCCGCGTGGACAATCGCGTCTACACGCACCGGATCATCGCCGAGACGCCTCAGCGGCTGACCACCAAGGGTGATCTGAACGGCGCGGTCGACGGCTGGCGCGTGCCCACCGATGACGTCGTCGGCTCCGTCGTGTGGAGCAGCCGCGGACTCGGCTGGTTCGCCAGGGCCCTCCCCTGGCTGCTCATCGGTGGTCTGATCGTCGAGGTGCTCGCGCGCTCCCGCCGGGGCGACGCCGTGTGGAAGCAGAGCGTCCGGCTGGGCGGCGGCTCACTCGTCGTCGCCGCGATCTCGCTGTGGCTCCGCCCGTGGACCAATATGCAGATGCTCGGGTACCGTCCCGCCGACTCCCGCGATGGTGTGCTCATGCATGTCGTCAACACCGGACTCTTCCCCATGAGCGCCGGCGACCAGCGGCTCAGCAGCGGGCAGGACGCCGTGACCCAGGTGACGACCACGAACGCCTCGGGCCACTACGTCATCAATCCCCTGCCGGCCCTTGAGTGGTGGCAGCAGGCGCTCGTGATCGTCGTCTGTCTCGTGCCGCTGCTGGCAGCGCTCGTGATCCGGCCCGCCGTGGCCGGAGTCGCACCGGAAGGTGACGACGACGGCCAGGACTCCCGGACCCGCCGTCGCGGGGTGATCCTCCTCGCGGTCATCGCGGCACTCACGGCACTCGCCGTCGCGCTCGTCAATTCGCTGAGCACCCATGGCGCCTTCGCCGCCACGGTGCAGAACAGCACGGACACCTCCGGCACCCGCACCTTCTTCACCTGCAAGCAGGCGGAGTCGAGCCTCGGGTCCGCCTCGACCTACGGGGCGTACGCCCTGGCGGCGGGTGCGGCACGAAGCGAGAGCGACTTCTCCGGCAGTGGCCGTACTGCCACATACCTGATCACGCCCACGACGACGTCGTCCATCGGCTGCGCGCGTGACACGCCCGCCGTCTCGGCATCCTTCGCCGGCAACCAGTGCCTGTCGATCCCCGGACTCAACGCGGGTCCGAACACCTTCTCCCTGGAGGCGTGGTTCCGGACCACCTCGACGAGCAACGGCAAGATCATCGGATTCGGCACCGCCACCAACAGCAGCGCCGACGCCAACAACGACCGCCACCTCTACCTGGACAACACCGGCCGGATCGTCTTCGGGGTGTACCCCAACGCGGTGCGGACGCTGTCCACGGCGGCGGGCAAGAGTTACGCCGACGGCGCCTGGCACCACACGGTCGCGGTGCTCTCCTCGGCCGGCATGCGGCTCTATGTGGATGGGGTGCTCGTCGGCTCCAACACCGCCGTCACCAACGGGGAGGCCTACAACGGCTACTGGAAGGTCGGCTGCGGAACGCTCGCCGGCTGGGCGAACGGCGACGGGACCGGCTACAACGGGCCATCCTACTTCACCGGTTCGATCCAGTACGCGGCCGTCTACACCACGGCGCTGACCGCGGCCCAGGTCTCCAGTCACTACGACGCCGGCCGCTAGCCGGGCGCCGGTGCGGGCCCACCGGAGCGGTGTGCGGCACGCCACGGAGGCCAGACCTTGTCCTCACCGTTTGCGGGTGCCAGGGTGGGGATCATGAGCGATACGGCATCTGACGACCAGAACGCGGGCCCCGCGACGATGAAAGCCGCCGGCCAGGAGCGCTTCGGCGGCCCCGAGGAGATCCACGAGATCACCCTCCCCCGCCCGAAGCCCGGAATCAGCGAGATCCTGGTGCGCGTCCATGCGGCGGGCATCAACCCGACCGACTGGAAGCACCGCGCGGGCCAGTCGTGGTTCCCGGAGCCCTCGGTGCCGCTGGGCTGGGACGTCTCCGGTGTCGTCGAAGCCGTGGGGCTCGGCTCCACGCTGTTCGAACCCGGCGATGAGGTGTTCGGCATGCTGCCCTACCCGCACGGCGTCGGGTCCCACGCCGAATACGTCGTCGGCCCCACTCGCGCGTTCGTGCGCAAGCCCGCGGAGATCGACCACATCCAGGCCGGCGCGCTTCCTCTCGCCGCGCTCACGGCGTGGCAGGCGCTGGTCGACACGGCCGGCGTCGCGCCCGGTGACAGGGTGCTGATCCATGCCGCGGCAGGTGGGGTGGGCCACTTGGCGGTGCAGATCGCCAAGGCCCGCGGCGCCTACGTGATCGGCACGGCGAGCGCCCCCCAAGCACGGACTCCTGCGCGAGCTGGGCGCCGACGAGACCATCGACTACCGCGAGACCGACTTCGCCGAAGCCGTCCACGACGTGGACGTCGTGCTCGACACGATCGGCGGCGACTACCAGCTGCGGTCACTCCGGACTCTGCGACCTGGAGGAATCCTCGTCTCCACCCTGCCGCGACCTGCGAAAGGACTGCGTGAGGAGGCCGACCGTCTCGGCGTGCGCGTCAAGCTCATCCTCGTGGAAGCCGACCATGCCGGCATGCAGGCGATCGCTGATCTGGCGGCCGAGGGCGCACTGAAGGCCACGATCGCCGGCACCTTCCCCCTCGCGGAGGCTGCCAAGGCCCACGAGGCCGGGGAAACGGACCACACCACCGGCAAGCTCGTCATCGTCATGGACGAGGGCAGGGGCTCCGGGGACTGAGCCGGGAGGTCCGCCGCAACACCCGCGGCGCTCGGCGATCCGTCAGCCGAGTGCGCGGGGGTGGGCTGCCGCGTACACCTCACGCAAGGTGTCGGCGGTGACCAGGGTGTAGATCTGCGTGGTGGTGACGGACGCGTGGCCGAGGAGTTCCTGGACCACGCGCACGTCCGCGCCTCCCTCGAGCAGGTGGGTGGCGAAGGAGTGCCGGAGCGTGTGGGGCGAGATGTCGCGCTCGATGCCGGCTCGTTCCGCGGCGGCCTTCAGGATCGCCCAGGCACTCTGCCTGCTGATCCTGCTCCCCCGCACGTTCAGGAACAGGGCGGGCGTGCCCTTGCCTTTCGCCGCGAGAACGGGCCGTCCGCGCACCAGGTACGCCTCGAGCGCCCGGGCCGCGTAACTGCCCAAGGGCACGACCCGCTCCTTCGAGCCTTTGCCGAAGAGCCGCACCAGAGCCGGGCCGTCCGATTCCTCGCCCGCGAGCGCCAGATCATCCACATCCAGCCCGACGGCCTCGCTGATCCGGGCGCCGGTGGAGTACAGGAATTCCAGCAGGGCCGCATCCCGAAGCCCGGCGGGCGTGTCGGTGACGGCGGCGTCGAGGATGCGTTCGACCTCCGAGAACGGGATCGCCTTCGGCAGCCGCTTACCGGGCATGGGCGGGCGGACCTCATGGGCGGGATCGTTCACGGTGAGCCCCTCGAGAGCCCAGAACTTGTGGAGGCCCCGGACCGCGACGATGGTCCGCGCCGCCGACCTGACGCCGAGCGCCGTGCCGCCGTCCGCGCCGTCGTGCAGGGCCTGGGCGAAGGCACTCACATCTCCGCGCTCGATGGCCTGAGGCTCGGCCAGGCCCTCGCCTGCCAGGAACCGGGCGTAGCGGTTGAGGTCGCGCTCATAGGACTGCAGGGTGTTCTGCGCGAGGCCGCGTTCCACGGAGAGATGCTGGAGATACTGCCGGATGGCGCGCTCGACGGCGGTCGCCGGCGTCGTCTGTTTCGCGGCCGCCTCGACGGCGGCCGTCCCCGGGCCCGCCGCCGTCTCAGGGCCGGCGCTCGGGGCGCTCACCGGAAGTGGGGATGCGCGGTCCAGGACGCCTCGGCGGGACGGAGCCCGGCTCGGCGCAGCGCATCCCCCGTCAGCTCCCCTCCGCTCCGGGACACGGCAGCCTGCAAGGCCAGCACCCCGACCACGGTCGACACGTTGTGGATATCGCCCGCCAGGATCGCGGAGACCGCCTCGTCCAGGGAGACCCAGGCGTATTCGAACTCGGATTCCTCGTCTGTGCGCACGTGGCGGTCCGCCTCGGGCACCGGGCTGAGGCCGGTGGCCACGAACACGCGCAGCGCCTCCGAGGAGCCGCCCGGGGAGTTGAAGAAGTCCACGAGCACGTGCCATTCGGCGGCGCGGAGGTCCGCCTCCTCGGCCAGTTCGCGGGCGGCGGCGTCCAGCGGCGGTTCGTCCTCGACGTCCAGCAGGCCTGCGGGCACCTCCCAGAGGTCCATGCCGACGGGATGACGGTACTGCTTCAGCAGAAGGATCCGGCCCTTCTCGTCGACCGGGATGATCGCCACGGCTCCGGTGTGGTCGACGTAATCGCGCACCATGGTCGGCCCGCCGTCGGCGAGGGAGAAGCTGTCCGAGACGACGTCCCAGATCCGGCCCGAGAACACCGTCTTCCGCTCCGCGAGAGGGCGGGTGTGGACGGCGTCGGCCAGCGGGGTGCCGGGGTTTCCATCCTGCTGTCCGTGCTGTTCAGCGCCGGGTGACTGGGTCATGCTTCTCCTTCGCTCACCGGGGACGGCGAGTGGCGCATCCCCACTATCGACAATAGCCTCGCCGCGGCTCGGCGTCGGTGATTGAACGGCGGGAAGTCTCCGTCCGGGCCCGGCGGGAGCGTCCGGTGGCCGGCTCAGGCAGCGACGCTGCCCGCCGTCGTCGGGCGCGATGCTTCCGCACTCCCCCGCGGAACGATCAGCAGGAGCGACGCCGCCGTGCACAGCACCGCGCCGATGGCGAGCGGCAGGTCCAGACCGTAGGCGGAGATGCCGATCGACGGGAGGACGAAGAGCACGACGGCGGCGACGGTCGCCGCAGAGCTGACACGACTGCCGGCCGGCTCCGGCACCGGCCGCTCGAGCCGCGCCGTCCCAAGCGAGATCACCCAGACCACGGCGAAGACGGCCACCATGAGGAGCGGCCGGGTCAGCCACCACGCGGTCGAACCGGGGGCCGGCATGGGCAGCGGCAGGAGGAGCTGGATCCCGGTGAGGACGACGATCGCCGTGACGTGCCACAGATAGATGGTCATGAGACGGGAGCCGGCGGCGAACACCACGGCCTGCAGCCAGCGCAGCCGCATGAGAGCGGTGAGCGGTCGGCGCAGCAGCGTGAAGAGCGCGGCTTGGATGGGCGCGAGGACGGCGATCGGGGTGGTCGGCGGCCACTGATTGCTCAGCATGCTCGTGGAATAGGAGCCGAAGCCCACCAGGGCTCCGATGGCGAGGAAACCGAGGGCCACCACGCCGAGCAGCTGCCACCAGCTGAGACGGGAGAACCAGCCGTCCTTGAGGCAGAATCCGATCTGCTGCGCGAACAGCCAGACGAAGGCGACATTGGGGATGCCGAACAGCTCGTCCCCCGTGCCATAGCCGTTGAGATCGATCTTGCCGAGTCCGAGCGCCCAGATGCCGACCACCAGGCGGATGATGTCGACCAGCAGCGCCGCCGCGAGGAGCACACTCAGGGTGCGCCACGGAGCACGTTCGTGCCAGCGGATCATCCACGGAGCCAGCGACTGCACCAGGAGATAGGCCCCGAGGAACCAGAGGACCGAGCCGACGGGGATTTCCACCGCACTCACGAGCGCCGGGTCCAGACCGATCACCTTGACCACGAGAAGCGCCACGGCGAGGAAGCAGTAGAGCGGGAGCGCGGGACGGGCCAGGCGTGCCAAACGGGATCGGACGAAACGGCCTGGGCTCTCTCCTCGGGCCTGCGCGGACTCCCACCCCGTCTTGGCCGCGAACCCGCCCACCACGAAGAAGAGCGGCATGATCTCCGCGACCCAGGACACCGGGGCCACCCAGCGCGATCCGGTCACCGGGCTGTCGATGAGCGGCGAGCCGTCCGGGTTGCGCCCCACCCCCACGAGGACGAGATGCACGAAGACGACCACCAGGACACAGGCCACCCGGGCGAGGTCCAGGGTGAGATCGCGCCCGGCGGGGATCGCGGGCCGGGTTGCGGGAACGTGAGGCTGACTCATGGCCCCAGCCTAATAGTCCAGTCGTTGGATTAACAAGTGCTTCAGCCGGACATGACGAAGGGCGGGTGGCCCGGTCGGTCTGACCGGGCCACCCGCCCTTCGCGGAAACCCTGCTGAGGTGGCGCCTTACTTGGCGGCGGTCTCCAGCGCACCGGAGTGGACCAGAGCGGCCTGCACCAGACCCGCGAAGAGCGGGTGCGGGCGGGTCGGGCGGGAGCTCAGCTCCGGGTGGGCCTGGGTGGCCACGTAGTACGGGTGGACATCGCGCGGAAGCTCGACGAACTCCACGAGCTTGCCGTCCGGGGACGTGCCGGAGAACACCAGGCCGGCGTCGGCGATCTGCGGACGGAACTTGTTGTTCACCTCGTAGCGGTGACGGTGACGCTCGCCCACCTCGGTGGCGCCGTAGGTCTCCGCGACCACGGAACCCTCGGTCAGCACGGCCGGGTAGAGGCCCAGGCGCATGGTGCCGCCCAGATCGCCCTTGCCGTCCACGATGTCGATCTGCTCTTCCATCGTGGCGATGACCGGGTACTTGGAATCCGGCTCGAACTCCGAGGAGGACGCGCCTCCCAGGCCGACCACGTTGCGGGCGTACTCGATGACCATGCACTGCAGGCCCAGGCACAGGCCCAGAGCCGGCAGACCGGACTCACGGGCGAACTTGAGCGCGCCGAGCTTGCCTTCCAGGCCACGGATACCGAAGCCGCCCGGAACACAGATGGCGTCGACGCCGGCCAGCGCGGCCTTCGCGCCGGCCTCGGTCTCGCAGGTGTCCGAGGGGACCCAGCGGATCTTGACCTTGGCGTTGTTGGCGAAACCGCCGGCACGCAAGGCCTCGGTCACGGACAGGTAGGCGTCCGGCAGGTCGATGTACTTGCCGACCAGGGCGATCTCGACCTCGTGGCGCGGGTTGTGGACCGCTTCGAGCAGCTTGTCCCACTTGCTCCAGTCCACGTCCTTGAACGGGAGGTCCAGTGCACGCACGATGTAGGAGTCCAGACCCTGGGCGTGCAGGGTCTTGGGGATGTCGTAGATGCTGGGGGCGTCCGCGGCGTTGACGACGGCGTCGCTGTCCACGTCACACATGCGGCCGATCTTCTCGCGCATGGCCTCCGGCACCTCGCGGTCGGAGCGGATCACGATGGCCTCGGGCTGGATGCCGATGGAGCGCAGCGCGGCCACGGAGTGCTGCGTCGGCTTGGTCTTCAGTTCCTGAGACGGGCCGATGTATGGGACCAGGGAGACGTGCAGGAAGAAGACGTTGCCCCGTCCGACGTCCTGGCGGACCTGACGGGCGGCCTCGAGGAACGGCTGGGATTCGATGTCGCCGACGGTGCCGCCGATCTCGGTGATGATGACATCAGGGACCTCATGCCCGGCCGTCGGCTCGGCGGGCAGGCGCATGCGGCGCTTGATCTCGTCCGTGATGTGAGGGATGACCTGCACCGTGTCGCCGAGGTATTCGCCGCGGCGCTCCTTGGCGATGACGGTGGAGTACACCTGGCCGGTGGTCACGTTGGCGGAGCCGTCCAGATTCTCATCCAGGAAGCGCTCATAGTGTCCGATGTCCAGATCGGTCTCGGCGCCGTCGTCGGTGACGAAGACTTCGCCGTGCTGGAACGGATTCATCGTTCCAGGATCGACATTCAGATAGGGATCGAGCTTCTGCATGGTGACCGAAAGGCCACGAGCCCGGAGAAGATGACCCAGACTTGAAGCAGTCAGGCCCTTGCCGAGGGAGGAAGCCACACCACCGGTCACGAAGATCTGTTTGGTGATCTTGCCGGAGTCCTGGAAGCGGGAATTTACACGGGAATTGGATCGCTGCACCACGGAGTTCAAGCCTATCACCCTTTGTCTTTCTCAGGCCATGGTCGATGCTGTGAACTGCCGCGCATCGTCCAGAAGTTCCTGCGCGTGAGCACGCGCGGATTCGGATTCCTCCTGACCCGCGAGCATGCGGGCCAGTTCCACCACACGGGCATCAGCATCGAGCACTTCCACATCGCTCGAGGTGAAGCCGCTGTCCAGGCCTCCGTCGGCGCCCCGGACACTGTTCTTGATCACGCGCACATGCTGGTGGGCGAAGGCCGCCACCTGGGGCAGGTGGGTGACCACCAGCACCTGGACGTGACGGGCGAGCATCGCCAGCCTCCGTCCGATCTCGACGGCGGCACGCCCGCCCACCCCGGCGTCCACCTCGTCGAAGACGAACGTGGGCACCGGGTCGACTTCCGCGAGCACCACCTCGATGGCGAGCATGACCCGGGAGAGTTCACCGCCGGACGCGCCCTTGCCGACAGGCCGCGCCGGAGCCCCGGCGTGGGGCTGCAGAAGGATCGCGATCTGGTCCTGGCCGTGGGGGCCCGGTTCCGGCGCCTCCTCGACCTGGACGTGCAGCCGGGCATCCTTCATGGCCAGCGCGGCGAGTTCCGCGCTGACACGCTCGGCGAGCTCACCGGCGGCCCTGACGCGGAGCTCGTGGAGTTCGGCCGCCAACTGAGCCAGCTCGGCCCTCCGGCCTTCCACCTGGGCCTGCAGAGCCTCGATGCGCTCGGTGTCCCCCTGGAGCTCCTCCAGCCGGACGCGGGACGTCTCGGCCCATTCCAGGACCTCGTCGATGCTGGGCGCGTATTTCCGCACCAGCTTGGAGAGCTCGGCACGCCGGGCCTCCAACGCCGCGAGGTGCTCCGGGCCTTCGGTCTCCAGCCCGGCCGAGTAGTGCGCGAGTTCCGAGGCGATGTCCTCCAGAACCACGGCGGTCTCCGCGACGCGCGAGGCGAGGGCTTCCAGCGTCGCGTCGTGCTGGGACACCTGTTCCAGAGTCCGCTGCGCGGCGGTGAGCAGCTGCAGCGCGTCACCGGTTTCGGAGTAGTCGTCGCCGCTGAGGACGCCCTGCGCGGTCCCCGCCGCGATCCGCAGCTGCTCCACATGGGCGAGTTTGACCGACTCGGCCTTGAGCCGTTCGTCCTCCCCCGGTTCGGGGGCGACGGCGTCGATCTCGGTGAGAGCGGCGTCGAGCGATTCCGCCTCGCGCAGCCGTTCCCGCTCCGCGGCCTGCAGCTCGGCGAGTTCCTTCTCGGCCGCGCGGTACGCCTGATAGCAGTCCTGGTACGCGGTCAGCGCCTTCCCGAGCGCCGGGCCGCCGAACTTGTCGAGGGCTTCCCGTTGCGCAGCGGAGCTCTTCAGCCGGATCTGGTCCGTCTGGCCGTGGATCACGAGCAGACGCTCCCCCACTTCGGCCAGAGCCCCGACGGGGGCGGAGCGCCCACCCAGGTAGGCCCGCGACCGGCCCTCCATGCTGACGCTGCGCGCCAGGAGCAACTCGGCGCCCTGGTCACTGGTCTCGACCTCGGCACCGGCTTCCTCAGCCCGCTCCAGGGCCGCATGACCTTCCGGCAGCAGAGCCGTCGCCTCAACACTGGCGGCCTTGGCGCCCACCCGCACCGCGCCGGCGTCGGCCCGGGCGCCCAGCAGCAGCCCGACGGCGGTGACCACCATGGTCTTGCCGGCGCCGGTCTCGCCGGTCACCACGCTGAGCCCGGGGCCCAGCGGGAGCCTCGCTTCCGTGATGACGCCGAGGTCCCTGATGCGGATTTCTT
This portion of the Arthrobacter woluwensis genome encodes:
- a CDS encoding CTP synthase — translated: MIGLNSVVQRSNSRVNSRFQDSGKITKQIFVTGGVASSLGKGLTASSLGHLLRARGLSVTMQKLDPYLNVDPGTMNPFQHGEVFVTDDGAETDLDIGHYERFLDENLDGSANVTTGQVYSTVIAKERRGEYLGDTVQVIPHITDEIKRRMRLPAEPTAGHEVPDVIITEIGGTVGDIESQPFLEAARQVRQDVGRGNVFFLHVSLVPYIGPSQELKTKPTQHSVAALRSIGIQPEAIVIRSDREVPEAMREKIGRMCDVDSDAVVNAADAPSIYDIPKTLHAQGLDSYIVRALDLPFKDVDWSKWDKLLEAVHNPRHEVEIALVGKYIDLPDAYLSVTEALRAGGFANNAKVKIRWVPSDTCETEAGAKAALAGVDAICVPGGFGIRGLEGKLGALKFARESGLPALGLCLGLQCMVIEYARNVVGLGGASSSEFEPDSKYPVIATMEEQIDIVDGKGDLGGTMRLGLYPAVLTEGSVVAETYGATEVGERHRHRYEVNNKFRPQIADAGLVFSGTSPDGKLVEFVELPRDVHPYYVATQAHPELSSRPTRPHPLFAGLVQAALVHSGALETAAK
- the recN gene encoding DNA repair protein RecN translates to MIEEIRIRDLGVITEARLPLGPGLSVVTGETGAGKTMVVTAVGLLLGARADAGAVRVGAKAASVEATALLPEGHAALERAEEAGAEVETSDQGAELLLARSVSMEGRSRAYLGGRSAPVGALAEVGERLLVIHGQTDQIRLKSSAAQREALDKFGGPALGKALTAYQDCYQAYRAAEKELAELQAAERERLREAESLDAALTEIDAVAPEPGEDERLKAESVKLAHVEQLRIAAGTAQGVLSGDDYSETGDALQLLTAAQRTLEQVSQHDATLEALASRVAETAVVLEDIASELAHYSAGLETEGPEHLAALEARRAELSKLVRKYAPSIDEVLEWAETSRVRLEELQGDTERIEALQAQVEGRRAELAQLAAELHELRVRAAGELAERVSAELAALAMKDARLHVQVEEAPEPGPHGQDQIAILLQPHAGAPARPVGKGASGGELSRVMLAIEVVLAEVDPVPTFVFDEVDAGVGGRAAVEIGRRLAMLARHVQVLVVTHLPQVAAFAHQHVRVIKNSVRGADGGLDSGFTSSDVEVLDADARVVELARMLAGQEESESARAHAQELLDDARQFTASTMA